Proteins from one Doryrhamphus excisus isolate RoL2022-K1 chromosome 19, RoL_Dexc_1.0, whole genome shotgun sequence genomic window:
- the LOC131107133 gene encoding reticulon-4-interacting protein 1 homolog, mitochondrial-like, translating to MASTRLLCLFRVRTATSTRAGAGAWCLRRHVSSSPWRLQSTMSAWVIDQFGTNEVLRYSEDTPVPTITSSSQVMIRVHAASLNPLDVSMRGGYGAKLLKLRKNPLSMMDNDGEFPLILGRDVSGVVVDCGSEVAHFTPGDEVWAAVPPWKQGSLAEYVNLTEFEVSHKPKCVSHVEAASIPYVASTVLSALVNAGGLCRDSSSNKRVLITGASGGVGTFAIQLAKAWGAHVTVTCSHNAEGLVRGLGADEVVDYAAEDAADQLGLMERFDVVLDGVGGDTEEWAAGLLKSWSGAKYVTLVTPLLFKTDSLGLLDGLIHAGSSLHTKAIQNLISNGVFYRWGFYAPDGPAMDEVSKLVDAGKILPVVEAMFPFSQVPQAFQKLEHGHARGKTVISIADDHEIGEEEMVQNGYPEQTSQTQN from the exons ATGGCATCAACTAGACTGCTTTGCTTATTCAGGGTTAGGACCGCAACTTCGACCCGAGCTGGTGCCGGAGCCTGGTGCCTCCGAAGACATGTCAGCTCCTCACCTTGGCGTCTGCAGAGCACCATGTCTGCCTGGGTCATCGATCAGTTTGGCACTAACGAAGTTCTCAGATACTCAGAAGACACCCCCGTCCCCACGATCACCTCCTCCAGTCAAGTAATGATCAGAGTCCACGCTGCCAGTCTCAACCCTCTGGATGTGTCTATGAGAG GAGGGTATGGAGCAAAGCTGCTCAAGCTACGAAAGAACCCATTATCTATGATGGACAATGACGGTGAATTTCCTCTGATCCTGGGTCGGGATGTGTCTGGTGTGGTGGTGGACTGTGGATCTGAGGTTGCCCATTTTACACCAGGAGATGAG GTTTGGGCTGCTGTACCCCCATGGAAACAAGGCAGTCTGGCAGAATATGTCAATCTCACAGAGTTTGAG GTTTCGCATAAGCCCAAATGTGTGAGTCACGTGGAGGCGGCGTCCATCCCTTATGTTGCCAGCACTGTTTTGTCTGCACTTGTTAATGCAGGTGGTCTTTGCAGAGACAGCTCCTCTAATAAAAG AGTTTTGATTACTGGCGCATCAGGAGGTGTTGGTACATTTGCTATTCAG TTGGCAAAGGCCTGGGGTGCCCATGTTACAGTCACTTGCTCTCACAACGCAGAGGGTCTCGTTCGAGGACTGGGGGCCGATGAGGTGGTGGACTACGCTGCAGAAGATGCAGCAGACCAACTAGGATTGATGGAGAG ATTTGACGTTGTTTTGGACGGCGTGGGTGGAGATACAGAGGAGTGGGCGGCGGGCCTGCTGAAGTCCTGGTCTGGGGCTAAATACGTCACACTGGTAACCCCTTTACTCTTCAAAACGGATTCCCTCGGCCTGCTGGATGGGCTCATTCACGCTGGATCCAGCCTGCACACAAAGGCCATACAG aATCTAATATCAAATGGCGTGTTCTACCGCTGGGGATTCTACGCTCCAGATGGGCCGGCCATGGATGAGGTCAGCAAGCTGGTGGATGCCGGGAAG aTCTTACCAGTGGTGGAGGCCATGTTTCCATTCAGCCAGGTGCCCCAGGCTTTTCAGAAGTTGGAGCACGGCCACGCCAGAGGCAAGACAGTCATTAGCATTGCAGACGACCACGAGATAGGAGAGGAGGAAATGGTCCAGAACGGTTACCCTGAGCAAACGTCGCAAACACAGAACTAG